A window of the Dermatophagoides farinae isolate YC_2012a chromosome 2, ASM2471394v1, whole genome shotgun sequence genome harbors these coding sequences:
- the CARPB gene encoding carbonic anhydrase-related protein B isoform X1: MIEKEKFHFEKILTKKPSFQQQRWSTSILIRFIIIFITMMITLHAPAIKCDWNFWWTYDGISGPEFWGILNPDWFLCNKGHRQSPIDIKPGLLLYDPNLKSIFINKNRVNGYIENDGHSVVFHSHYSYNNQSDTTTTTNNNNNNNNNDNLIPPPVTINGGPLSYSYIFHSLHIHFGLVDSYGSEHLISGFQFPGEIQLIGYNSDLYENYEEASTKPNGLVGIAIFLKQESKSSAGIEILTSQLNHIVYRGQKTAIKSLSLRELLPDDQNYVTYDGSLTTPSCDEVVTWIVINKPLSITKEQLQSLRFLMQGSIDVPKAPLGNNFRPTQSINDRVIRTNIEFKQSSKDRNCPTMKQNVQYEINQKLWNVR, translated from the exons atgattgaaaaggaaaaatttcatttcgaaaaaattttaacaaaaaaaccatcttttcaacaacaacgatggtcaacatcaattttaatacgatttataatcattttcataacaatgatgattacattaCATGCTCCAG CGATCAAATGCGATTGGAATTTCTGGTGGACATATGATGGAATTTCTg GTCCAGAATTCTGGGGCATATTGAATCCAGATTGGTTTCTTTGTAACAAAGGTCATCGCCAATCACCGATTGATATAAAACCAGGATTATTGTTATATGATCCAAATTTAAAGAGtatatttattaataaaaacaG agtaAATGGATATATCGAAAATGATGGACATAGTGTCGTCTTTCATAGTCATTATagttataataatcaaagtgataccacaaccaccaccaataacaacaacaacaacaacaataatgataatctaataccaccaccagtaACAATAAATGGTGGTCCattatcatattcatatatttttcattcattacataTCCATTTTGGTCTGGTCGATTCATATGGTTCAGAGCATTTAATTTCCGGTTTTCAATTTCCCGGtgaa attcaattgattggttATAATTCtgatttatatgaaaattatgaaGAAGCATCAACCAAACCTAATGGCCTTGTTGGTATAGCCATCTTTCTTAAA cAAGAATCAAAAAGTTCAGCCGGAATTGAAATCCTAACATCACAACTTAATCATATCGTTTATCGAG GTCAAAAGACGGCTATAAAATCATTAAGTTTACGTGAGTTATTACCTGATGATCAGAATTATGTAACCTATGATGGTTCACTAACAACACCATCATGTGATGAAGTTGTAACATGGATTGTTATCAACAAG CCTTTGTCAATCACCAAAGAACAG CTCCAATCCCTACGTTTTTTGATGCAAG GTAGCATCGATGTTCCTAAAGCTCCATTGGGCAATAATTTTCGGCCAACACAATCGATAAATGATCGTGTTATTCgtacaaacattgaattcaaacaatcatcaaag GATAGAAACTGTCCTACAATGAAACAGAATGTCCAATATGAAA tcaatcaaaaattatgGAACGTAAGATGA
- the CARPB gene encoding carbonic anhydrase-related protein B isoform X2 yields MVFFEKKISKYYFINYSICTAIKCDWNFWWTYDGISGPEFWGILNPDWFLCNKGHRQSPIDIKPGLLLYDPNLKSIFINKNRVNGYIENDGHSVVFHSHYSYNNQSDTTTTTNNNNNNNNNDNLIPPPVTINGGPLSYSYIFHSLHIHFGLVDSYGSEHLISGFQFPGEIQLIGYNSDLYENYEEASTKPNGLVGIAIFLKQESKSSAGIEILTSQLNHIVYRGQKTAIKSLSLRELLPDDQNYVTYDGSLTTPSCDEVVTWIVINKPLSITKEQLQSLRFLMQGSIDVPKAPLGNNFRPTQSINDRVIRTNIEFKQSSKDRNCPTMKQNVQYEINQKLWNVR; encoded by the exons atggtttttttcgagaaaaaaataagcaaatattattttattaattattcCATTTGTactg CGATCAAATGCGATTGGAATTTCTGGTGGACATATGATGGAATTTCTg GTCCAGAATTCTGGGGCATATTGAATCCAGATTGGTTTCTTTGTAACAAAGGTCATCGCCAATCACCGATTGATATAAAACCAGGATTATTGTTATATGATCCAAATTTAAAGAGtatatttattaataaaaacaG agtaAATGGATATATCGAAAATGATGGACATAGTGTCGTCTTTCATAGTCATTATagttataataatcaaagtgataccacaaccaccaccaataacaacaacaacaacaacaataatgataatctaataccaccaccagtaACAATAAATGGTGGTCCattatcatattcatatatttttcattcattacataTCCATTTTGGTCTGGTCGATTCATATGGTTCAGAGCATTTAATTTCCGGTTTTCAATTTCCCGGtgaa attcaattgattggttATAATTCtgatttatatgaaaattatgaaGAAGCATCAACCAAACCTAATGGCCTTGTTGGTATAGCCATCTTTCTTAAA cAAGAATCAAAAAGTTCAGCCGGAATTGAAATCCTAACATCACAACTTAATCATATCGTTTATCGAG GTCAAAAGACGGCTATAAAATCATTAAGTTTACGTGAGTTATTACCTGATGATCAGAATTATGTAACCTATGATGGTTCACTAACAACACCATCATGTGATGAAGTTGTAACATGGATTGTTATCAACAAG CCTTTGTCAATCACCAAAGAACAG CTCCAATCCCTACGTTTTTTGATGCAAG GTAGCATCGATGTTCCTAAAGCTCCATTGGGCAATAATTTTCGGCCAACACAATCGATAAATGATCGTGTTATTCgtacaaacattgaattcaaacaatcatcaaag GATAGAAACTGTCCTACAATGAAACAGAATGTCCAATATGAAA tcaatcaaaaattatgGAACGTAAGATGA
- the LOC124491380 gene encoding S-formylglutathione hydrolase: MAQFQRISRSKCFGGFQEVYSFFSKELQCTTRFSIYIPPNVNKENPAPVLYWLSGLTCTEENFIIKSGFQRYAAEFNLVVVGPDTSPRGCNIEGEDKDWDFGTGAGFYVDATTENYKNHYRMYSYVVNELPTVVEENFPVIQGLRSISGHSMGGHGALICGIKNPGLYKSVSAFAPISNPIASPWGQKCFKGYIGENQEDWKQWDATELIGKYNGPDLHLMIDQGSEDPYLDHLFPDNFVEMCKKYSIPLDYQCQNGYDHGYFFVGTFLQRHLKMHADVLKSSK; encoded by the exons ATGGCTCAATTTCAGCGTATTTCAAGATCGAAATGTTTTGGTGGTTTTCAAGaagtttattcattttttagcAAAGAACTTCAATGTACAACTCGATTCTCGATTTATATTCCACCGAATgtaaacaaagaaaatcCGGCTCCAGTTTTATATTGGCTTTCAGGATTAACCTGTACTGAAgagaatttcattattaaatcTGGTTTTCAACGATATGCAGCAGAATTTAATCTGGTTGTCGTTGGTCCTGACACTAGCCCACGTGGTTGTAATATCGAAGGTGAAGATAAAGATTGGGATTTTGGAACGGGTGCTGGATTTTATGTAGATGCAACAActgaaaattataaaaaccATTATCGCATGTATTCCTATGTTGTAAATGAACTTCCTACTGTTGTGGAAGAAAATTTCCCGGTCATTCAAGGACTTCGTTCAATATCTGGTCATAGTATGGGTGGTCATGGTGCTTTAATTTGTGGTATTAAAAATCCTGGATTATACAAAAGCGTTTCGGCATTTGCACCAATCAGTAATCCGATCGCCAGTCCATGGGGACAGAAATGTTTCAAAGGATATATTGGTGAAAATCAAGAAGATTGGAAACAATGGGATGCAACCGAATTGATTGGCAAATATAATGGTCCAGATCTTCATCTGATGATCGATCAG GGTTCTGAAGATCCATATTTGGACCATTTGTTTCCggataattttgttgaaatgtgtaaaaaatattccatACCATTGGATTATCAATGTCAAAATGGATATGAtcatggttatttttttgtcggCACATTTCTTCAACGACATTTAAAAATGCATGCAGATGTGTTGAAATCTTCAAAATAA